From the genome of Spirosomataceae bacterium TFI 002, one region includes:
- a CDS encoding lipopolysaccharide export system permease protein → MSFLPLEMKTIDKYLFKRFLITYVFAVLVIVLIILVIDFVEKNDDFLEKNAPMSEILFSYYLNLAPYWANYISPLMIFISTVFFTAKLAAHTEIIAILTSGTSFRRLMLPYFMGAGVVAIFSFIMVGWILPKLNKTRIDFENKYIKDQFFFNERDFHLAIQKDTYVYFSSYSNQSQTAYDFTIEKFDGNKLLEKLSARRIAWVDSLQTWRLYDYQIREFGIMKDEMTFGKTPMDSAVGMFPSDFESTHAIYETFTIPELNDRIALIKTRGEEGIASFEIERYQRFATPFAVIILSMMGLIVAARKKRGGVGLQIAIGFVLAFIYILFYIMAKGIAESGNMSPLLAVWLPNLVFSGIAFLMYFTIPK, encoded by the coding sequence TTGAGTTTCTTGCCACTCGAAATGAAAACCATAGACAAATATCTTTTCAAGCGTTTTTTGATTACTTATGTTTTTGCGGTGCTTGTCATTGTTTTAATCATTTTGGTCATAGACTTTGTTGAAAAAAACGATGATTTTTTGGAGAAAAATGCTCCAATGAGTGAGATTTTGTTTTCCTATTACTTGAATCTTGCTCCATACTGGGCCAATTACATCAGCCCATTGATGATTTTTATTTCTACTGTATTCTTTACCGCCAAGCTAGCTGCTCATACAGAGATAATTGCAATTCTTACATCGGGGACAAGCTTTAGGCGACTTATGCTTCCATATTTTATGGGGGCAGGTGTAGTAGCAATATTTTCTTTTATAATGGTGGGCTGGATTTTGCCAAAACTCAATAAAACCCGAATAGATTTTGAAAATAAATACATTAAAGACCAGTTTTTTTTTAATGAAAGGGATTTTCATCTTGCGATTCAAAAGGATACCTATGTTTACTTTTCAAGTTACAGTAATCAATCGCAAACCGCATATGATTTTACTATCGAAAAATTTGACGGAAATAAACTTTTAGAAAAACTATCTGCAAGGCGTATTGCTTGGGTGGATAGCCTTCAGACTTGGAGATTGTATGATTACCAAATTCGCGAGTTTGGAATCATGAAAGATGAAATGACATTTGGTAAAACACCAATGGATTCGGCAGTAGGTATGTTTCCTTCCGACTTTGAAAGTACTCATGCGATTTATGAAACTTTCACTATTCCAGAGTTGAACGATCGAATTGCACTTATAAAAACTCGTGGGGAGGAAGGTATCGCAAGTTTTGAAATAGAAAGGTATCAGCGATTTGCTACGCCGTTTGCAGTTATAATCTTATCCATGATGGGTCTTATTGTTGCCGCCCGTAAGAAAAGGGGAGGCGTGGGCTTGCAAATTGCCATTGGTTTTGTGTTGGCATTTATATACATCCTATTCTACATCATGGCAAAAGGAATTGCGGAATCAGGCAATATGTCCCCACTTTTAGCTGTATGGCTTCCTAACCTTGTTTTTTCTGGAATTGCCTTTTTGATGTATTTTACTATCCCAAAGTAG
- a CDS encoding iron (metal) dependent repressor, DtxR family, which yields MTSFTEENYLKAIYHLSHSKGGGSVSTSELAESTQTRAASVSDMLRKLSDKAFINYIKYQGVTLTDSGLQIALKVIRKHRLWEVFLVEKLGFGWGEIHEIAEQLEHIDAVELTSRLDDFLGNPKFDPHGDPIPDVKGNLPKVDSIKLSEATIGNTLVVVGVLEDSTSFLQHLDKIDFKLGLSLKVLEISSFDKSVEVELTERGNRKRLSFEVARNILVNIH from the coding sequence ATGACATCGTTTACAGAAGAAAATTACCTTAAAGCCATTTATCATCTATCACATTCCAAAGGTGGTGGGTCAGTGAGTACAAGTGAACTTGCTGAAAGTACCCAGACTAGAGCTGCCTCTGTATCGGATATGTTGAGGAAGCTATCGGATAAGGCGTTTATAAATTACATTAAATATCAAGGAGTTACGCTTACCGATTCGGGACTTCAAATAGCACTTAAAGTTATCAGGAAACATAGGCTATGGGAGGTGTTTTTGGTAGAAAAGTTGGGATTTGGATGGGGTGAAATACATGAAATAGCGGAGCAGCTTGAACATATAGATGCTGTGGAGCTTACCTCAAGGCTTGATGATTTCTTGGGTAACCCTAAGTTCGACCCACATGGTGACCCAATCCCCGATGTTAAAGGAAATTTACCAAAAGTAGATTCTATCAAACTTTCAGAGGCTACAATAGGTAATACGCTTGTAGTTGTTGGTGTTTTGGAAGATTCCACTTCATTTTTGCAACATTTAGATAAGATTGACTTTAAACTTGGCTTAAGTTTGAAAGTTTTAGAAATCAGTTCTTTTGACAAAAGCGTGGAAGTAGAGCTAACTGAAAGAGGAAATAGAAAGCGATTGAGTTTTGAAGTAGCTCGTAATATTCTTGTTAATATTCATTAA
- a CDS encoding TonB family C-terminal domain-containing protein: protein MSVSRHKDDTIYKVVDKPASFPGGNTELYKFIGSNFKYPLEAKRTNFSGRVFLKFVVEKDGTVSNIENIQSIGFGIDEEAIRVIKLIPKWEAAE, encoded by the coding sequence ATGTCTGTTTCCAGACATAAAGATGATACTATTTATAAAGTAGTAGACAAACCTGCATCCTTTCCTGGCGGAAACACAGAATTGTACAAGTTTATTGGCTCAAACTTCAAATATCCCTTGGAAGCAAAAAGGACAAATTTTAGTGGTAGAGTATTCTTAAAGTTTGTTGTTGAAAAAGATGGAACAGTAAGTAATATTGAAAATATTCAGAGTATTGGCTTTGGTATAGATGAAGAAGCAATTAGAGTTATTAAACTCATTCCCAAATGGGAAGCTGCAGAGTAG
- a CDS encoding TLP18.3, Psb32 and MOLO-1 founding protein of phosphatase, which yields MNYLSEAEKKQITEAIKAAERNTSGEIKVHIEEHCPVDDPMERAKEVFYFLCLDNTAFRNGVLFYVAFAERKYAILGDIGIHEKCGDDLWQEESKILIEHFSKGETVEGLSLAIKRVGLELKNYFPFDQKGDTNELSDEISFS from the coding sequence ATGAACTACCTTTCAGAAGCTGAAAAGAAACAAATAACCGAAGCAATTAAGGCAGCGGAGAGAAATACTTCCGGAGAAATAAAAGTACATATTGAGGAGCATTGCCCTGTTGATGACCCCATGGAACGAGCCAAAGAAGTATTCTATTTTCTTTGCTTGGATAATACGGCATTTCGTAACGGTGTGTTGTTTTATGTTGCTTTTGCTGAAAGAAAATACGCGATCCTTGGCGATATAGGAATTCACGAAAAGTGCGGTGATGACCTTTGGCAAGAGGAAAGCAAAATACTAATTGAACATTTTAGCAAGGGAGAAACCGTAGAGGGTTTGTCTCTTGCAATAAAAAGGGTAGGTCTTGAACTCAAGAACTATTTCCCTTTTGATCAAAAAGGTGATACAAATGAACTTTCAGACGAAATTTCATTCTCCTAA
- a CDS encoding LemA protein — translation MKKIGLLGVVGLILLFVMYGCNSYNGLVEKDNAVDESWSKVETQYQRRSDLIGNLVKTVQGAADFEKGTLTSVIEARAKATSMNFDAADLTPENLEKFQAAQDQLSGALSRLLVTVERYPDLKANQNFLELQAEIAGTENRIAVARNDFNTVVGTYNLTVRQFPMNLFAGMFGFERKAFFEGAEGTENAPDVNFDFK, via the coding sequence ATGAAAAAAATCGGACTTTTAGGAGTAGTAGGTCTAATATTGTTATTCGTAATGTACGGATGCAATTCTTATAATGGACTTGTAGAAAAAGACAATGCAGTAGACGAATCTTGGTCAAAAGTGGAAACACAATACCAAAGAAGATCAGACTTGATCGGGAATCTGGTTAAAACGGTACAAGGAGCTGCAGATTTCGAAAAAGGAACACTTACAAGCGTAATTGAAGCACGTGCAAAGGCCACTTCAATGAACTTTGATGCTGCAGACCTTACTCCAGAAAACCTAGAGAAGTTTCAAGCTGCTCAAGATCAATTGAGCGGAGCATTAAGCCGTTTATTAGTTACTGTGGAAAGGTATCCAGATCTAAAAGCAAACCAAAATTTCCTTGAGCTTCAAGCAGAGATTGCAGGAACCGAAAACAGAATTGCAGTTGCACGTAATGACTTCAATACGGTAGTTGGTACGTACAATTTAACAGTAAGACAATTCCCAATGAACCTCTTTGCAGGCATGTTTGGATTTGAGCGTAAAGCTTTCTTTGAAGGTGCTGAAGGAACAGAAAACGCTCCAGATGTAAATTTTGACTTCAAATAA
- a CDS encoding deoxyribodipyrimidine photo-lyase (single-stranded DNA-specific), producing the protein MGNVLFWFRNDLRLHDNEALIKAAETGAVIPVFVLDKKSFKKTSLGFKRTGAFRTQFLLDSLSDLKTSLRSIGSDLIIKIGDPETEVIKLAKAYEVTHIFTSKEVTQEETNLEYEISQQLKPLNIEMGLVWGATLYHVLDLPFQVKFLPDIFTEFKNKLEQHSRVRPIFPTVTSLNSPKGFSGSEVPTLSKLGFGEEKIETVYKGGESAGLARVKEYIWQKELVKTYKETRNGLLGKDYSSKFSPWISLGCISPRFVFEEIQKFEEKVIKNDSTYWLIYELMWRDYFHFVSLKYGIRLFKRSGIKHVMNLKWRNSKPDFQKWCDGNTGVPFVDANMRELKETGFMSNRGRQIVASFLTKDLKIEWWWGAMYFESKLLDYDVCSNWGNWNYVAGIGNDPRVNRYFNILKQAANYDPDGEYVRNWIPELSTLPVAELNTPWLSEQATVLKYPKPILDVTAWK; encoded by the coding sequence ATGGGAAACGTACTTTTTTGGTTTCGAAATGACCTGAGACTGCACGACAATGAAGCTTTAATCAAAGCCGCAGAAACTGGTGCAGTAATTCCAGTTTTTGTTTTGGACAAAAAAAGTTTCAAGAAAACCTCTTTGGGTTTTAAGCGTACAGGAGCATTTCGCACTCAATTTTTATTAGACTCACTATCCGATTTAAAAACCTCACTAAGGTCAATAGGTTCTGATTTGATAATAAAAATTGGTGATCCAGAAACTGAGGTAATCAAGCTAGCTAAAGCTTATGAGGTTACGCATATCTTTACCTCAAAGGAAGTTACCCAAGAAGAAACAAATCTAGAATACGAAATCTCTCAGCAGTTAAAACCGCTCAATATAGAGATGGGTTTGGTATGGGGGGCAACATTATATCATGTCCTTGATTTACCTTTTCAGGTAAAGTTTTTGCCAGATATCTTCACCGAATTCAAAAATAAACTTGAACAGCATTCTAGAGTTAGACCAATTTTTCCAACAGTTACATCACTCAATTCTCCTAAAGGTTTTTCAGGGAGTGAGGTTCCTACTCTCAGTAAACTTGGTTTCGGTGAAGAAAAAATTGAAACAGTTTACAAAGGTGGAGAGTCCGCAGGGCTTGCCAGGGTAAAAGAATACATTTGGCAGAAGGAATTAGTTAAAACTTATAAAGAAACTAGGAATGGGCTGTTAGGTAAAGACTATTCATCCAAATTCTCTCCATGGATAAGTTTGGGATGTATTTCTCCACGTTTCGTTTTCGAAGAAATTCAAAAGTTTGAAGAAAAAGTTATTAAAAATGACTCAACTTATTGGTTGATTTATGAATTAATGTGGCGTGACTATTTCCATTTCGTTTCACTCAAATACGGTATTAGGTTATTTAAAAGAAGCGGTATAAAGCACGTAATGAACCTCAAGTGGAGAAATAGTAAACCTGATTTCCAGAAATGGTGCGACGGTAATACTGGTGTTCCTTTTGTAGATGCCAACATGCGTGAGTTAAAAGAGACAGGTTTTATGTCTAACAGGGGAAGGCAAATTGTAGCTAGCTTCCTAACCAAAGATCTCAAAATTGAATGGTGGTGGGGAGCAATGTACTTTGAGAGTAAGTTGCTGGATTACGATGTATGCAGCAACTGGGGTAATTGGAATTATGTTGCAGGGATAGGCAACGATCCTCGCGTAAATCGCTATTTCAATATCTTGAAGCAGGCTGCAAACTATGACCCAGATGGCGAATATGTTCGCAATTGGATACCTGAGTTGAGTACATTGCCAGTAGCCGAACTAAATACTCCCTGGTTGTCTGAACAAGCTACAGTGTTAAAATATCCAAAGCCGATCCTCGATGTAACGGCATGGAAATAA
- a CDS encoding Outer membrane receptor proteins, mostly Fe transport — MIQKFTFVRTVMLASLVIFMTSSVFAQAVITGKVIDSTSGEGLIGASVTVDGTSLGTTSDIDGNYSISNAPTGKQKLVVSFIGFSKKELLVDLVSGKNQIPNVTLEEDENMLSEIVVTSRVIDFARTRETPIAVSTISPQEIALKIGNLEFPEVLSRTPGVYATKTGGGYGDSRISLRGFDQSNTSFLINGQPVNDMENGWVYWSNWQGLTDVASGIQVQRGLGASRLAVPSVGGTVSIFTKAAERKKGGGIAQSFGNNGYSKTTANYSSGKSDKGWASSFLVSYWKGDGYAYGTAGEGWTYFGAVGYQPEGSKHSINLSVLGAAQWHHQRSSWISIRDYQNFGTPQKDGIDRRWNTDAGFLNGEEFNMRRNFYNKPLATVNWDWDISSNLQLNTSLYGSAGRGGGTGPRGGNFRNGDIDYYPFNIDLTTQYNERGRGTRDANGFINFDKAIDVNRSTTDPYTGANSNFTGQLLGSNGFRDDGVNRAVLVRRASMNSHDWIGAISSLEGQFDKVRASIGVDLRSYKGYHYRVLNNLMGLDGYYSTGNRNSNGQVINTLIEASPFNNTGLNGPKIDYYNIGVVGWQGANGLLEYVDTKLTGVLQAGISNQSFQREDYFDQPAMPISEKKSMTGGYVKGGANFNFTETSNVFFNAGFISRQPQFDAVFPNFANNISPDVQNEKITSFELGYGFIGKKVTVNLNAYATTWGNRFRTASVFNTQGDQGTAQFKDIDVQHNGIELEATYRPMDKLKLQFMGSLGDWRYTKDFTAELFDNSNNSIGTGTLYLKDAKVGNAAQTTAAVNADYNLNKVFSVDLGYRYAGNLYADYSIVDDSFAQPNNPGALKLPSYSLVDAGATARFKLLGNTATFRLNVNNLFDALYISESQTNIHAEGNSVTWNGIDVRNSVWLGFGRTWNASLKYSF; from the coding sequence ATGATTCAAAAGTTTACTTTTGTGCGAACAGTTATGCTCGCATCATTAGTCATTTTTATGACTTCATCAGTTTTTGCTCAGGCTGTTATTACCGGAAAAGTGATAGACAGCACAAGCGGAGAAGGCCTAATTGGAGCTTCGGTGACCGTTGATGGCACTTCTCTTGGAACTACCTCTGATATTGACGGTAACTACAGCATTTCTAATGCTCCAACCGGAAAACAGAAATTAGTAGTTTCTTTTATCGGATTCAGTAAAAAAGAACTCTTAGTAGACTTAGTATCGGGAAAAAATCAAATCCCTAACGTAACATTAGAAGAAGACGAGAACATGCTTTCTGAGATCGTTGTAACTTCTCGTGTAATTGATTTTGCGAGAACAAGAGAAACTCCAATAGCTGTTTCTACTATCTCTCCTCAAGAAATCGCATTAAAAATTGGTAATCTTGAATTCCCAGAGGTTTTAAGCCGTACACCTGGTGTATATGCAACAAAAACTGGTGGTGGATATGGAGATTCAAGAATTAGTTTAAGAGGTTTTGATCAAAGTAACACTTCATTCCTTATCAACGGACAACCTGTTAATGACATGGAAAATGGTTGGGTATATTGGTCAAACTGGCAAGGACTTACGGATGTTGCTAGTGGAATCCAAGTACAAAGAGGATTAGGAGCTTCAAGATTAGCAGTACCTTCAGTAGGTGGTACAGTGTCTATCTTTACTAAAGCTGCTGAGCGTAAAAAAGGTGGTGGAATTGCTCAATCTTTTGGAAATAATGGATATTCAAAAACAACTGCAAACTATAGTTCAGGAAAGTCTGACAAAGGATGGGCCTCATCGTTTTTGGTATCATACTGGAAAGGTGATGGTTATGCATATGGTACGGCTGGAGAAGGTTGGACATATTTTGGAGCAGTAGGATATCAGCCAGAAGGATCTAAGCACTCAATAAATTTATCAGTTTTAGGTGCAGCTCAATGGCACCACCAACGTTCTTCTTGGATCTCAATTAGAGATTACCAAAACTTCGGTACGCCACAAAAAGATGGAATCGACAGAAGATGGAATACTGATGCAGGTTTCTTAAATGGTGAAGAGTTCAACATGAGAAGAAACTTCTACAACAAACCATTGGCTACAGTTAACTGGGATTGGGATATTAGTTCTAATTTACAACTTAATACATCACTATATGGCTCTGCTGGTAGAGGTGGTGGAACAGGCCCACGTGGTGGAAACTTTAGAAATGGAGATATCGATTATTACCCATTCAATATTGACCTTACCACACAGTATAATGAAAGGGGAAGAGGAACTCGTGATGCAAACGGCTTCATCAACTTCGATAAAGCAATTGATGTAAACCGCTCAACAACAGACCCATACACAGGAGCAAATAGTAACTTTACTGGACAATTACTTGGATCTAACGGATTCCGTGATGACGGTGTGAACCGTGCAGTTTTAGTAAGAAGAGCATCTATGAACTCTCATGACTGGATTGGAGCTATATCTAGCTTAGAAGGTCAGTTTGACAAAGTTAGAGCGTCTATTGGGGTTGACTTGAGAAGTTACAAAGGATATCACTATAGAGTCTTAAATAACCTAATGGGACTTGATGGATACTACTCTACAGGAAATAGAAACTCGAATGGTCAAGTTATCAATACATTAATTGAGGCTTCTCCATTCAATAATACTGGCCTTAATGGTCCAAAGATAGACTACTACAACATTGGAGTAGTAGGATGGCAAGGTGCAAATGGTTTGCTTGAGTATGTAGATACTAAGTTAACTGGTGTATTACAAGCAGGTATCTCTAATCAATCTTTCCAAAGAGAAGATTATTTCGATCAACCAGCAATGCCAATTTCTGAAAAGAAGAGCATGACAGGAGGATATGTTAAAGGTGGAGCAAACTTCAACTTTACTGAAACTTCTAACGTATTTTTCAATGCAGGATTTATTTCTAGACAGCCTCAGTTTGACGCAGTATTCCCAAATTTTGCTAATAATATTAGTCCTGACGTTCAAAACGAGAAAATCACTTCTTTTGAACTTGGATACGGATTTATTGGTAAAAAAGTTACTGTTAACTTGAATGCTTATGCAACTACATGGGGAAACAGATTCAGAACAGCTTCTGTATTTAATACTCAAGGTGATCAAGGTACGGCTCAATTCAAAGACATTGACGTACAGCACAATGGAATTGAATTAGAAGCGACTTACCGCCCAATGGATAAGTTGAAACTTCAATTCATGGGATCTCTTGGAGATTGGAGATATACCAAAGATTTTACTGCAGAATTGTTTGACAACAGCAATAACTCAATTGGTACTGGTACTTTATATCTAAAAGATGCTAAAGTTGGTAACGCAGCTCAAACTACAGCCGCAGTTAACGCTGACTATAACTTGAACAAAGTTTTCAGTGTAGATCTAGGATACAGATATGCTGGAAACTTATATGCTGATTATAGCATTGTAGACGACTCTTTTGCACAACCAAATAACCCAGGAGCTTTGAAGTTACCTTCTTACTCATTGGTAGATGCTGGTGCAACTGCAAGATTTAAATTGCTTGGAAACACAGCAACTTTCAGATTGAACGTAAATAACCTATTTGATGCTCTTTATATCTCTGAGTCTCAAACAAATATTCATGCTGAAGGCAACTCTGTTACATGGAATGGAATTGACGTTCGTAACTCTGTTTGGTTAGGTTTTGGAAGAACTTGGAACGCAAGTCTTAAGTACAGCTTCTAA